The segment GTGCGACCTCGAGACGGCAGTGGGAGTCAGCCAGAGTGCCGTCAGTCAGGCGCTCTCCCGGCTCTACTCGGCGGGACTCGTCACCCGTCGGAAGGAGGGGTCGTGGCGGTACTACGAGCCGACCGAGACCGCCGACCGCCTACTGGACACGCTCGACGACCTCCGAGGGAGCGATGACTGACGACGACGCGACGACGACGTCGGTCGCCGACCGCGACCCGGAGGCGGTACGCGAAATGGTGCGCGAGCGATACGAATCCATCGCTACCGACTCGGGAGACTGCCGTGGCGACGTCGGCGTCGAGCCTACCGGCGACGGCGGGTGCTGTAGCGGTGGCGACGCGGACGACTCGAGGACCGAGGCGGCGGGAGGCGACGCGACCGGGAGCGAACGCGTCGGGTACGACGCCGCGGACGTCGCGTCGGTCGCCGACGGCGCGGACCTCGGCCTCGGCTGCGGGAACCCGAAGGCGTTCGCCGCGATGTCCGCGGGCGAGACCGTGCTCGACCTCGGCTCGGGCGCTGGCTTCGACTGCTTCCTCGCGGCCGACGAGGTCGGCCCCGACGGACGGGTCGTCGGCGTCGACATGACGCCCGAGATGGTCTCGAAAGCCCGGGAGAACGTCGCGAAGAACGACGCCGAGAACGTCGAGTTCCGCCTCGGCGAGATCTCGCACCTCCCCATCGCGGACGCGGTCGTGGACGTCGTCATCTCGAACTGCGTCGTCAACCTCGCGCCCGAGAAGCAGCGCGTGTTCGACGACGCGTACCGCGTCCTCCGGCCCGGCGGTCGCGTCGCCATCTCGGACGTCGTCCAGACTGCGCCGTTCCCGGATGACGTCCGGATGGACCCGGACTCAGTGACCGGGTGCGTCGCCGGTGCGGCCACCGTCGGCGAACTCGAGGTGATGCTGGAGCGCGCCGGGTTCGAGGCCGTCGAGATCGCGCCGAAGGCCGAGAGCACCGAGTTCATCGACGAGTGGGACGCCGACCGCGACCTCGGCGAGTACCTGGTTTCCGCCACCATCGAGGCGCGCAAACCGGTCTGAAGCGACCGAGGTCCGCACTCGACCGGAGGCGTTTTACGTGCACGTCGGTGAGTGGGAGGTAGACGGCACGGTCGGGGGGCTCCTTTCAGCCCGCGTGGTTCGCCACGCCGGGCCCGCTCGCCGACCTACACCGTCGCTCTAACACCACGGAGCGACGGCCACCGCGTTCTCGTCATCTCGCGGCATCGAATGGGACCGCGGTCTCTCGGCCGCTCGACGCGCGAGCGGCGTCGGGAGAGGGGAGAGGGAGTCGAGGGGGAGTCGAGGGAGTCGGGGATTCCGACGGACCTATGTGGCGGCCACGCGGCCGTTCAGGCATGACCGAGGACGCCACGGAGCCAGGGGAGAGCGAAGAGAAATCGACTGGTGACGGCGAGGGGATGACGTACGCGGACGCTGGCGTGGACGTCGAGGCGAGCGAGCAGGCGACCGCCGCCCTGCTCGACGCGGTCGGGAACGTCGTCGAGACCGAGTACGCCGGACTGCTGGACGTCGGCGACCAGTTCCTGTCGCTCGCGACCGACGGCGTCGGCACGAAGCTCCTCGTCGCGGAGGCGATGGCGGACTACTCGACGGTCGGGATCGACTGCATGGCGATGAACGTGAACGACCTCGTCGCGGCGGGCGTGACGCCGGTCGCGTTCGTGGACTACCTCGCGGTCGACGAACCCGACGAGGGGTTCGCCGAGCAGGTCGGCGAGGGATTGCGCGTCGCCGCGGAGCGCGCGGGCGTTTCGCTCCTGGGCGGGGAGACGGCGGTGATGCCGGAGGTCGTCTCCGGCCTGGACCTCGCCGGGACGGCCGCGGGGCTCGCGGAGAAAGAGGAGGTGTTCGACGGCGAGGCCGAGGTCGGCGACGCGCTCGTCGCGTGGCCGTCCTCGGGCATCCACTCGAACGGTCTCACGCTCGCGCGGAAAGCCATCACGGCCGAGTACGAGTACGACGAC is part of the Halorubellus sp. JP-L1 genome and harbors:
- a CDS encoding metalloregulator ArsR/SmtB family transcription factor is translated as MAGPSDETDACCVQPGDVDPAALASDLQVLSAMGNDTRYELLRRIASVEDGVCVCDLETAVGVSQSAVSQALSRLYSAGLVTRRKEGSWRYYEPTETADRLLDTLDDLRGSDD
- the arsM gene encoding arsenite methyltransferase produces the protein MTDDDATTTSVADRDPEAVREMVRERYESIATDSGDCRGDVGVEPTGDGGCCSGGDADDSRTEAAGGDATGSERVGYDAADVASVADGADLGLGCGNPKAFAAMSAGETVLDLGSGAGFDCFLAADEVGPDGRVVGVDMTPEMVSKARENVAKNDAENVEFRLGEISHLPIADAVVDVVISNCVVNLAPEKQRVFDDAYRVLRPGGRVAISDVVQTAPFPDDVRMDPDSVTGCVAGAATVGELEVMLERAGFEAVEIAPKAESTEFIDEWDADRDLGEYLVSATIEARKPV
- the purM gene encoding phosphoribosylformylglycinamidine cyclo-ligase; the encoded protein is MTEDATEPGESEEKSTGDGEGMTYADAGVDVEASEQATAALLDAVGNVVETEYAGLLDVGDQFLSLATDGVGTKLLVAEAMADYSTVGIDCMAMNVNDLVAAGVTPVAFVDYLAVDEPDEGFAEQVGEGLRVAAERAGVSLLGGETAVMPEVVSGLDLAGTAAGLAEKEEVFDGEAEVGDALVAWPSSGIHSNGLTLARKAITAEYEYDDPFPADPDKTVGEVLLEPTRIYSDLLEPMREHDVRAAAHVTGGGWRNLSRMGDHRYEIADPFPAQDVFAVIQELGDVAPREMYETFNMGTGFVAAVPAEEADALADATEDGRVIGEVEEGDCVAVRGMEL